One Nostoc punctiforme PCC 73102 DNA window includes the following coding sequences:
- a CDS encoding ankyrin repeat domain-containing protein — MTENNDTLLLKAAKSGDIKGLCALLAVGARVDACDRQGTTALMFAANLGYTEIVRSLLDAGANINLPRKLYGLTALMLAASAKQLDILKLLVSKGADVNATNEDGSTALMAAVLKGHINVVRVLLAAGAEVNIADKDDDTALKLAIKQGNIEILQTILQTGVDVNIPDQEGETLLTLAADLGHLEVVEALLAAGANVNVKNADGGTALLAAAAGGHSAIAAALLDRGAEINLQDQDGETALHLAVVEGYIDIVQVLLNRGGDVQIRNRLGDTPLLVAALQGHSKIVEALLCSGGDINEKNLGEVPLTLAVSQGHTQTVKVLLDYGADANTLGNDGKTALIKATERKHTEIIHLLLAKGADVNFQDSARATSLMWAASAGYGEIVQLLLQAGADVNLKNRGGYTALMIAEFNGYKNVVRSLQKAGAQE, encoded by the coding sequence ATGACTGAAAACAACGATACTTTGCTGCTAAAAGCTGCTAAAAGTGGTGATATTAAGGGGCTGTGTGCGCTACTGGCTGTTGGCGCGAGGGTAGATGCGTGCGATCGCCAAGGTACTACGGCGTTAATGTTTGCTGCCAATTTAGGCTACACCGAAATTGTGCGATCGCTCCTAGATGCCGGGGCAAATATCAACTTGCCCAGAAAACTCTATGGTTTGACGGCTTTGATGTTAGCAGCTAGTGCCAAACAACTTGACATTTTGAAACTTTTAGTATCCAAAGGTGCTGATGTCAATGCCACTAATGAAGATGGCAGCACAGCTTTAATGGCCGCAGTCCTCAAAGGTCACATCAATGTAGTGCGAGTCTTATTGGCTGCTGGTGCGGAGGTGAATATTGCCGATAAAGATGATGATACTGCCTTGAAACTTGCCATTAAGCAGGGAAACATAGAAATTTTACAAACAATTCTCCAAACTGGTGTTGATGTCAATATCCCAGATCAAGAGGGTGAGACACTTTTAACATTAGCCGCAGACTTGGGGCATCTGGAGGTTGTGGAAGCACTGCTAGCGGCGGGGGCTAATGTGAATGTAAAAAACGCTGATGGTGGAACTGCATTATTGGCAGCAGCAGCAGGGGGACATAGTGCGATCGCAGCAGCTTTACTGGATCGAGGTGCTGAAATTAATCTCCAAGACCAAGATGGTGAAACTGCCCTACATCTTGCCGTTGTGGAAGGCTACATTGATATCGTGCAAGTATTACTTAACAGGGGTGGAGATGTCCAAATTAGGAACCGTCTGGGTGATACGCCACTGCTTGTAGCAGCATTGCAGGGACATAGCAAAATTGTCGAGGCCCTACTGTGTTCTGGGGGAGATATTAATGAGAAAAATCTTGGTGAAGTACCTTTGACGTTGGCTGTATCACAAGGACACACCCAAACAGTGAAAGTGTTATTAGACTATGGTGCTGATGCCAACACTCTAGGAAATGATGGCAAAACTGCTTTAATTAAAGCAACCGAACGCAAGCACACAGAGATCATACATTTGCTGCTGGCAAAGGGGGCAGATGTGAATTTTCAAGACTCAGCGAGAGCAACATCATTGATGTGGGCTGCCTCAGCAGGTTATGGCGAAATTGTGCAGTTATTACTCCAAGCTGGGGCAGATGTGAATTTAAAAAACCGTGGTGGTTATACTGCTTTGATGATTGCAGAATTTAATGGTTATAAAAATGTAGTGCGGAGTCTGCAAAAAGCTGGAGCGCAAGAATAG
- a CDS encoding DUF1997 domain-containing protein: MLSRQGEYKSWEITEAVLPVASNQEEAKNILTDTNVATITKFYGRYQDFMEMPAPAEKVAEYLNAHALWFSRCAEPMKVQLLGENGYALVIGRFGAFGYEVEPKIGLELLPPEEGIYRIRTIPIPDYQSPGYDVDYRASLQLIENDACSSGEVTRVEWELDLIVDLHFPRFIQRLPKSIIQSTGDRLLNQIVRQVSRRLTRKVQQDFQKSLEIPFSGNSKQKR; encoded by the coding sequence ATGCTTTCAAGACAAGGCGAATATAAATCCTGGGAAATAACAGAAGCAGTTTTACCTGTAGCGTCCAACCAAGAAGAAGCCAAGAACATATTAACAGACACAAATGTAGCGACGATCACAAAATTTTACGGTCGTTATCAAGATTTTATGGAAATGCCTGCCCCAGCAGAAAAGGTTGCTGAGTATCTTAACGCTCACGCCTTATGGTTTTCTCGTTGTGCTGAACCCATGAAAGTGCAATTACTTGGGGAAAATGGCTATGCTCTAGTAATTGGTCGTTTTGGTGCTTTCGGTTATGAAGTAGAACCGAAAATTGGTTTGGAATTGTTGCCCCCAGAGGAGGGTATTTACCGCATCCGTACAATCCCCATTCCTGATTACCAATCGCCTGGTTATGACGTAGATTATCGGGCATCTCTACAGCTAATAGAAAACGATGCTTGCAGTAGCGGCGAGGTTACGAGAGTCGAATGGGAATTGGATTTAATAGTTGATTTGCACTTTCCTCGGTTTATCCAGCGATTACCCAAGTCTATAATTCAATCTACAGGCGATCGCTTACTTAACCAAATTGTCCGCCAAGTTTCCCGCCGCTTAACTCGTAAAGTTCAGCAAGATTTTCAGAAATCTTTGGAAATACCCTTTTCTGGGAATTCCAAACAAAAGCGCTGA
- a CDS encoding DUF4079 domain-containing protein encodes MSLELSASVKYWLNFFHPVLMWALLVLSIYAAYLGLQLQRTRNAQGEEKKELIKGRYNVRHYQIGSILLGLMVASAIGGMGVTYINNGKLFVGPHLLAGLGMTGLIAFSAALSPYMQKGANWARATHILLNFTLLGLFAWQAVTGVQIVQRILTKA; translated from the coding sequence ATGAGTTTGGAACTTTCTGCGTCGGTGAAATATTGGCTGAATTTCTTCCATCCGGTGCTGATGTGGGCGCTATTAGTACTCTCAATTTATGCTGCCTACTTGGGGCTGCAATTACAGCGTACCAGAAATGCTCAGGGGGAAGAAAAGAAAGAACTGATTAAAGGTAGATACAACGTTAGACACTACCAAATCGGGTCTATACTCTTAGGTTTGATGGTAGCAAGTGCAATTGGAGGGATGGGTGTCACTTACATCAATAATGGCAAGTTATTTGTCGGCCCTCACCTGCTGGCAGGACTGGGTATGACGGGTCTGATTGCATTTTCTGCTGCTTTGTCCCCTTATATGCAGAAAGGGGCAAACTGGGCACGCGCAACCCATATTTTGCTAAATTTCACGCTTTTGGGACTTTTTGCTTGGCAGGCTGTTACTGGCGTGCAAATTGTCCAAAGAATTCTTACTAAAGCTTAG